The proteins below come from a single Garra rufa chromosome 25, GarRuf1.0, whole genome shotgun sequence genomic window:
- the LOC141301353 gene encoding general transcription factor II-I repeat domain-containing protein 2A-like, whose product MKKANIERHYISKHAKLNELQGQMRLDKVNALRRSLGAQQAVFTRPHSDRENVIRTSFVVSELIAKKLKPHSDGEFVKECLVAAAELLAPEKVKLFQSVSLSRRTVTEQITDMAQDIETTLNDTGKKFQFFSLACDETTDITNTAQLAIFVRGITDEFETTEELLSLQAMHGTTKGEDLFEQVVLAMNKFQLPFEKLSGLATDGAPAMLGQQKGLTALIKKEMSRLNLDPSDLVVCHCIIHQESLCAHSLKLHSVMTTVVSTINFIKSRGLNSRQFKELLSDLESEYGDLVYHCEVRWLSRADMLERFYKLREEVKQFMEIKGKPVVELSDDKWLCDLAFMVDITKHLSELNVKLQGPNQLLSSLLSHVKSFEAKLKLWQSQLEKSCTVHFPTLQEHKPAMTTEYAGECAKLLQAFGERFQDIKSKQNELKIFAVPFNVEPSEVPDNLQHEIIELQSNDELKAKYNNLPLLEFYKLYVRSEDFPILRRHALKFASLFGTTYCCEQFFSKLTLAKTRFRSRLTDSNLENQLRVASSSLPSDIKRLTKEKQFQPSH is encoded by the coding sequence ATGAAAAAGGCCAATATCGAGCGTCATTACATCTCGAAGCATGCTAAACTGAATGAGTTGCAAGGACAAATGCGCCTGGATAAAGTTAACGCTCTTCGGCGGAGTTTGGGTGCCCAACAAGCAGTTTTCACAAGACCGCATTCTGACCGAGAGAATGTTATTCGTACAAGTTTTGTAGTGAGCGAACTAATAGCTAAGAAACTGAAACCTCATTCAGACGGAGAGTTCGTGAAAGAGTGCCTTGTTGCCGCAGCGGAGCTGCTAGCGCCAGAAAAAGTGAAACTCTTCCAAAGTGTCAGTTTATCTCGAAGAACGGTCACAGAACAAATTACCGATATGGCGCAAGACATTGAAACAACACTGAATGACACCGGGAAAAAATTCCAGTTTTTCTCTCTGGCCTGTGATGAAACAACTGACATAACAAATACCGCCCAACTAGCAATCTTTGTGCGTGGAATTACTGATGAGTTTGAAACGACGGAGGAATTGCTGTCTTTGCAAGCCATGCATGGCACTACCAAAGGTGAGGATTTGTTTGAGCAAGTTGTTTTGGCAATGAACAAATTTCAATTACCATTTGAGAAGTTAAGTGGCCTTGCCACAGATGGAGCTCCAGCCATGCTTGGCCAGCAAAAGGGACTAACTGCATTGATCAAAAAAGAAATGAGTCGTCTTAATCTTGATCCAAGTGATTTAGTTGTATGCCACTGTATCATACATCAAGAGAGTCTGTGTGCACATTCCCTGAAGCTCCACAGTGTAATGACAACTGTCGTTTCCACCATAAATTTCATCAAAAGCAGAGGGCTAAACAGCCGGCAGTTCAAGGAGTTACTGAGTGATCTTGAGTCCGAGTATGGAGATCTGGTTTACCATTGTGAGGTGAGATGGCTAAGTCGCGCAGATATGCTTGAACGGTTTTACAAATTGAGGGAAGAAGTAAAACAATTCATGGAGATTAAGGGAAAACCTGTTGTGGAACTCAGTGATGACAAGTGGCTGTGTGATTTGGCCTTTATGGTGGATATAACCAAGCACCTGTCAGAGCTGAACGTCAAGCTCCAAGGTCCGAACCAGCTTCTCAGCTCTCTGCTTTCACACGTGAAATCATTTGAGGCAAAATTAAAGCTGTGGCAGTCGCAACTGGAAAAGAGTTGCACTGTGCATTTTCCTACTCTACAAGAGCACAAGCCTGCTATGACAACTGAGTATGCTGGTGAGTGTGCAAAACTGCTTCAGGCATTTGGCGAGAGGTTTCAGGacataaaaagtaaacaaaatgaacTGAAGATATTTGCCGTGCCATTTAACGTGGAACCATCTGAAGTACCTGACAACCTACAACACGAAATAATTGAGCTGCAAAGCAATGATGAGCTCAAAGCAAAGTATAACAACCTCCCTCTGCTTGAGTTCTATAAACTGTATGTACGTTCTGAGGATTTTCCCATTCTGAGGAGACATGCACTGAAGTTTGCATCTCTGTTTGGGACGACCTACTGCTGTGAGCAGTTCTTTTCAAAACTAACTCTTGCAAAGACTCGATTCCGCTCAAGACTGACTGACTCAAACTTGGAAAACCAGCTGCGAGTAGCATCGTCATCACTGCCATCTGACATCAAACGCCTCACCAAAGAGAAGCAGTTCCAACCATCGCATTAG